The window TCTTAAAACTTTGAAGCTAGAGAAGATAAATCCTGTTGCCAAGTCTCCATATAGTAAAAATCAATACGAAACCGATTGATAAAAGAAAGAAAAGTTTAAAATTTTGCCTTATAATCACCTCATCAAAAATGTATTTCAACGCAAGGGGGTTTGCAACAGAGATGAACGAATTAAGAAGCAAACCGAAAAGCAAAATAAGCAACAGTTGAAACTTGAAATCACCTATGATAAATAAAACCTTTTTCATCAATAGAACTTGCAGAATTTTTATTGAGAGCCGTTAAAATCATCTCATCAAGCAGAAAATCCCCCTTTGATTTTGTCACCAACCTATGAAGAAACAGACCAATTCCAGCGCTTCCAGTACCGTAGTCACAACTTATCCTATGCATGTTATCCCCTGGATATGCTATTCCTTTATCTTCATCTTATCTTAAAAAGATTTAACCCAGTCGCAACTTTACAGGCGCTTTCAAAGAAAATTTTATCACCGAAATAAGCATACATATCAAGAAGGAAATCCCCTATACCAGCAAGCCCGATAAATTTCTTGGGGAAAATCGTATATTTTCTATCAACATCAATGAAGATTCTATCAAGGGCTTCTTGTATTTTTCCTCGCCTGTGAATTTATAATATCTAAGAACCGAGCATCCAACCCCGGCTGAACCATATCTCCAGTAAGGTAAAACCATCGGTGCATCTTTATGAGATTTCCAAGTCAATCCACCTTCATCGGTCGTATGACCGGAGTTCAAATCAAATTCAAGCGCTTTAATTCCAGCTGTTAAGTATCTTTCATCGCCAGTTGCGAGATAAAGATAAAGTAAAAACAAAGCTATTCCCGATGAGCCATGCGCGAAACCATAATAAACATTGCCATCAAACCCCTCCCAAAAATATCCATACTCATCGCTTTCGCATTTGTTCAAAAGATACTTACCAGCTGAAATTGCCTACTTTCTTTTATTTTTATTTGAATATCGTGCCAAAAAATTTCTCTTTCCCCGTTCAAATCAAACGAGTTAAAAACATTTATAATACAAAGCTCAAATTTTAAAGCGTTTCGCTTCGCATCCGATGTCTTGATTTTTAAATCCACCAAACTTAAATTTGAAGCGAGTTAGAAATCAAATTTTAAGGAAAAAATGAAGAACAAGGTCTTGTTTTTAACGCTACTTATGCTATTATTCGGCTGTTCAAGGAATAGCAAACTTGACCCACTCAAAAAAGCCGAAGATGAACATCAAAAGGGCAACATTAAAAGAGCAATTGAAATCTACACCGAATTTGTAAGAGCAAATCCACAAAATCCCCGAGCTCCTGAGGTGCTTTTCAAACTCGCCCAAATTTACCTAAACGAATTAAAAATGCCAACAAAATCAACTGAATTTTTCAACAAAATAGTTGAGGATTACCCGAAGTCAAAAGAGGCGATGAAAGCTCTTTTCATGATTGGTTTCATCTATGCAAACGAACTAAATGACTACGAGAAAGCAAAAATTTATTATCAAAAATTTCTTGATCTGTATCCAAACTCCGAGCTCGCCGTATCCGCAAAATTTGAGCTTGAAAATCTCGGCAGGAAACCCGAAGAGCTTGTCAAATAAGTTTATAAATACACAAATTGATGGTTGAATTCAAAAATCTCAAGCTCGTCAAACAGCTTGCTTATTAACCCAAAGCTATACTTATTTAAAAAATAAGTTATGTTCAAAACTCTTTCCTGAAGTTCATCCTCCGGGAGTAGGTTCAATTTCAACTTTTGAATTTGTTGGTTTGCGATCTCATTTTTCCTCTGCGAAGCTGATAATGCCTTCTCATAAATGCTATTTATATGATAGAGGATTTTCCCCGATGAATTCGTAACCGCATCGC is drawn from Candidatus Thermokryptus mobilis and contains these coding sequences:
- a CDS encoding lanthionine synthetase LanC family protein, with protein sequence MNKCESDEYGYFWEGFDGNVYYGFAHGSSGIALFLLYLYLATGDERYLTAGIKALEFDLNSGHTTDEGGLTWKSHKDAPMVLPYWRYGSAGVGCSVLRYYKFTGEEKYKKPLIESSLMLIENIRFSPRNLSGLLV
- a CDS encoding tetratricopeptide repeat protein encodes the protein MKNKVLFLTLLMLLFGCSRNSKLDPLKKAEDEHQKGNIKRAIEIYTEFVRANPQNPRAPEVLFKLAQIYLNELKMPTKSTEFFNKIVEDYPKSKEAMKALFMIGFIYANELNDYEKAKIYYQKFLDLYPNSELAVSAKFELENLGRKPEELVK